A genome region from Armatimonadota bacterium includes the following:
- the amrB gene encoding AmmeMemoRadiSam system protein B produces the protein MPLPRLRPAEAYPVRIHGRPLICLRDLDGVLDEPVFLPPRAFLIASLLDGRADVVDVQAAFARHTGGELLLSDEVVRVVEELDRLGLLDSEGFRRRRQDLEARFRASAVRPAHFAGRSYPADPQALRAELDGYLAAVRADELAHVVARGVIAPHIDFSRGGWCYGRAHRALAAASPRRVLILGVAHGGGTSPFILTRKAFQTPLGTVPVDRDLADLLEDRLGDLCAGEFAHRAEHSIEFQVVFLQHLFPDPPAIVPVLCALGTDVSSPRALDAVEGFVGAVREAMRARDLAILASVDFSHVGPRFGDPEPADHALAVRTAAADRVVLGAICAGDADAFWAEVSRDGNPRRVDAVWPVYLALRLLSPCRGRVLGYGQAPDPAGGLVTFASIALI, from the coding sequence ATGCCGTTGCCGCGGCTGCGTCCGGCTGAGGCGTATCCCGTCCGCATCCACGGCCGCCCTCTGATCTGCCTGCGGGACCTCGACGGCGTCCTCGACGAGCCGGTCTTCCTGCCGCCCCGGGCCTTTCTCATCGCCTCCCTGCTGGACGGGCGTGCCGATGTGGTGGACGTGCAGGCGGCGTTCGCCCGCCACACCGGCGGCGAGCTCCTGCTGTCCGACGAGGTGGTCCGGGTGGTGGAGGAGCTGGACCGGCTGGGCCTGCTGGACTCCGAAGGCTTCCGCCGCCGCCGCCAGGACCTGGAAGCCCGGTTCCGGGCATCGGCGGTGCGCCCGGCGCACTTTGCCGGCCGATCGTATCCGGCCGACCCGCAGGCCCTGCGGGCGGAGCTGGACGGCTACCTGGCCGCGGTGCGCGCGGATGAGCTGGCGCATGTGGTGGCCCGGGGTGTCATCGCCCCCCACATCGACTTCAGCCGCGGCGGGTGGTGCTACGGGCGGGCACACCGGGCCCTGGCCGCCGCTTCCCCCCGGCGGGTGCTGATCCTGGGGGTGGCCCACGGCGGGGGGACGTCTCCATTCATCCTGACCCGCAAGGCCTTCCAGACGCCCCTCGGGACGGTGCCGGTGGACCGGGACCTGGCCGACCTGCTGGAAGACCGTCTGGGGGACCTCTGCGCCGGCGAGTTTGCCCACCGGGCGGAGCACTCCATCGAGTTCCAGGTGGTGTTCCTGCAGCACCTGTTCCCGGATCCGCCCGCCATCGTGCCGGTCCTGTGCGCCCTGGGGACGGACGTCTCCTCCCCCCGCGCGCTGGACGCGGTGGAGGGTTTTGTCGGCGCCGTCCGCGAGGCGATGCGGGCCCGGGACCTGGCGATCCTCGCCAGCGTGGACTTCAGCCACGTGGGCCCCCGCTTCGGGGATCCCGAGCCCGCGGACCACGCCCTGGCCGTCCGGACCGCAGCCGCAGACCGCGTGGTGCTGGGGGCCATCTGCGCCGGAGACGCCGACGCCTTCTGGGCGGAGGTCTCCCGCGACGGGAACCCCCGCCGGGTGGATGCGGTCTGGCCGGTCTACCTCGCCCTGCGCCTGCTGTCTCCCTGCCGCGGACGGGTCCTGGGGTACGGGCAGGCCCCCGACCCTGCCGGCGGCCTGGTGACCTTCGCCAGCATCGCCCTGATCTAA
- a CDS encoding ABC transporter substrate-binding protein: protein MAEDRQDRWVRVADNRWRRMSRREFLKLTAAGAAGAGLAASGFGSLLTTIVRAQQRELRILTWSHFVPAFDEWFDPWAQRWGQSKGIRVTVDHVSFADIVPRANAEVAAQQGHDLFFFLSPPSAFEQQVLDLTDLNQEAERRYGPMVPLVRKSVYNANTRKYFGFSDNWVPDPGDYLKSVWTAVGFPNGPSTWDDLITAGREIKRRFPEIQIPIGIGFSQDIDSNMATHAILWSFGASEQDANENVVLNSEETVRAVEFGVRLFREVMNPAVLSWNAASNNQALNARQTAYILNSISAYRTAQDNRLPVADDIHFVPALRGPRARWASEHVMGVWVIWRFARNPDNAKAFLLDLVDNYREAVLNSKLYNFPSFMGSVAARSVPVAQKPDEGRKWVRAAVLNDPFGSTPRNKLAVLADAEQWSTNPGHPGPANPAIGEIFDTYLIPDMFAKAATGQMTPKQAVEETHRRVKDIFAKWRRLGLVGGGSGDR, encoded by the coding sequence ATGGCAGAGGACCGGCAGGACCGGTGGGTCCGCGTCGCCGACAACCGGTGGCGGCGGATGTCCCGCCGGGAGTTCCTCAAGCTCACCGCGGCGGGGGCCGCGGGGGCGGGACTGGCTGCCAGCGGATTCGGATCCCTGCTGACCACCATCGTCCGGGCCCAGCAGCGGGAGCTGCGGATCCTGACCTGGAGCCACTTCGTCCCGGCGTTCGACGAGTGGTTCGACCCCTGGGCCCAGCGGTGGGGACAGAGCAAGGGCATCCGGGTGACGGTGGACCACGTCTCCTTTGCGGACATCGTCCCCCGGGCGAACGCCGAGGTGGCCGCCCAGCAGGGCCACGACCTGTTCTTCTTCCTGTCCCCGCCGTCGGCATTCGAGCAGCAGGTCCTGGACCTCACCGACCTCAACCAGGAAGCCGAGCGCCGCTACGGGCCCATGGTGCCCCTGGTGCGCAAGAGCGTCTACAACGCCAACACCCGCAAGTACTTCGGCTTCTCGGACAACTGGGTGCCCGATCCGGGCGACTACCTCAAGAGCGTGTGGACCGCGGTGGGGTTTCCCAACGGACCGTCCACGTGGGACGACCTGATCACCGCCGGGCGGGAGATCAAGCGGCGGTTTCCGGAAATCCAGATCCCCATCGGCATCGGGTTCTCCCAGGACATCGACTCCAACATGGCCACCCACGCCATCCTGTGGTCGTTCGGGGCCTCGGAGCAGGACGCCAACGAGAACGTGGTCCTCAACTCCGAGGAGACGGTGCGGGCGGTGGAGTTCGGGGTGCGGCTGTTCCGGGAGGTGATGAACCCGGCGGTGCTCAGCTGGAACGCCGCCAGCAACAACCAGGCGCTCAACGCCCGGCAGACCGCCTACATCCTCAACTCCATCTCGGCCTACCGCACCGCCCAGGACAACCGGCTGCCGGTGGCGGACGACATCCACTTCGTGCCCGCCCTGCGGGGCCCCCGGGCCCGGTGGGCCAGCGAGCACGTCATGGGGGTGTGGGTCATCTGGCGGTTTGCCCGCAACCCCGACAACGCCAAGGCGTTCCTGCTGGACCTGGTGGACAACTACCGGGAGGCGGTGCTCAACAGCAAGCTGTACAACTTCCCGTCCTTCATGGGCTCGGTGGCGGCCCGCAGCGTGCCGGTGGCCCAGAAGCCCGACGAGGGGCGCAAGTGGGTGCGCGCCGCGGTCCTCAACGACCCGTTTGGCAGCACCCCGCGCAACAAGCTGGCGGTCCTGGCCGACGCCGAGCAGTGGTCCACCAACCCCGGACACCCGGGGCCGGCCAACCCGGCGATCGGGGAGATCTTCGACACCTACCTCATCCCGGACATGTTCGCCAAGGCCGCGACCGGACAGATGACGCCCAAGCAGGCGGTGGAGGAGACCCACCGCCGGGTGAAGGACATCTTCGCCAAGTGGCGCCGGCTGGGCCTGGTGGGAGGAGGCAGCGGAGACCGGTAG
- a CDS encoding ABC transporter ATP-binding protein: MGYVETRNLHKHFGEVRAVDGVDLAVREGELLVLLGPSGCGKTTLMRMIAGLEQPTAGEIYIAGERVDADVPPRARGVAMVFQSYALYPHKTAYGNIAFPLEALGHPPAAIGDAVRKAAGMFGIGHLLGRRPRQLSGGERQRVALARAVVRSPRVFLFDEPLSNLDAKLRAVARFELKQFQRQIGTTTIYVTHDQVEAMGLGDRIAVMDRGKVRQVGTPREVYDNPADTFVATFLGSPPMNLVEWGTDTLLGFRPESFQPRAVFGPDEDVLSLRLRVREVEHLGASRLVYGTLEERARSDQPVIADLPVTVTTPIAEGEVYEFAVRRAALRYFDARTGLRRHGPA; this comes from the coding sequence ATGGGCTACGTGGAGACGCGCAACCTGCACAAGCACTTCGGCGAGGTCCGCGCCGTGGACGGTGTGGACCTGGCCGTCCGGGAAGGGGAACTGCTGGTCCTGCTGGGGCCCTCGGGATGCGGGAAGACCACCCTGATGCGGATGATCGCGGGGCTGGAGCAGCCCACCGCGGGGGAGATCTACATCGCCGGCGAGCGGGTGGACGCCGATGTCCCCCCCCGGGCCCGGGGGGTGGCCATGGTGTTCCAGAGCTACGCCCTGTACCCCCACAAGACCGCCTACGGCAACATCGCCTTCCCCCTGGAAGCCCTGGGCCACCCGCCCGCGGCCATCGGCGACGCGGTGCGCAAGGCCGCCGGCATGTTCGGCATCGGCCACCTGCTGGGCCGCCGGCCGCGGCAGCTCTCGGGCGGGGAGCGCCAGCGGGTGGCCCTGGCCCGGGCGGTGGTGCGTTCCCCCCGGGTCTTTCTGTTCGACGAACCGCTCAGTAACCTGGACGCCAAGCTGCGGGCCGTCGCCCGCTTCGAGCTCAAGCAGTTCCAGCGCCAGATCGGGACCACCACCATCTATGTGACCCACGACCAGGTGGAAGCCATGGGGCTGGGCGACCGCATCGCGGTCATGGACCGTGGCAAAGTCCGCCAGGTGGGGACCCCCCGGGAGGTCTACGACAACCCGGCCGACACCTTCGTGGCCACCTTCCTGGGGTCGCCGCCCATGAACCTGGTCGAGTGGGGCACCGACACGCTGTTGGGCTTCCGCCCCGAATCGTTCCAGCCGCGGGCGGTCTTCGGTCCCGACGAGGACGTGCTCTCCCTGCGCCTGCGGGTGCGGGAGGTGGAGCATCTGGGCGCCAGCCGCCTGGTGTACGGGACGCTGGAGGAGCGCGCCCGGTCGGACCAGCCGGTGATCGCCGACCTGCCGGTGACGGTGACGACCCCCATCGCCGAGGGGGAGGTCTACGAGTTCGCCGTCCGCCGCGCCGCCCTGCGGTACTTCGACGCCCGCACCGGGCTGCGTCGCCATGGCCCTGCGTAG
- a CDS encoding sugar ABC transporter permease translates to MALRREAAVPPAAVAVRRRTAGDREDLLARLMLAPALVYVVLLVGAPLILAVLLSFTSATAGSLTFTWVGLRNFSQLVRDSQFQLALRNTVVFTLVSQALVIVLAVTAAHVLEAAFVGRRVVRFLLLLPWAAPVSLAAMAWTWIFDSTFSVINWTLKVAGLLRGWLYWFGDPTLAMIAIITVHVWRMFPFATVVVLAGMSAIPQDVREAAVIDGAGFFRRLVQVQLPLLLPIVTVSVLFGVVFTSTDLGVVWLLTRGGPYNSTHVLSTLAFQRGILGASLGQGAAVALFLLPVLVVVAAAMLRVARRAEVGG, encoded by the coding sequence ATGGCCCTGCGTAGGGAGGCCGCGGTGCCCCCGGCGGCGGTGGCCGTCCGCCGCCGGACGGCGGGAGACCGGGAGGACCTGCTGGCCCGGCTGATGCTGGCGCCGGCCCTGGTGTACGTGGTCCTCCTGGTGGGCGCGCCCCTGATCCTGGCCGTGCTGCTGAGCTTCACCTCGGCCACGGCGGGCAGCCTGACCTTCACCTGGGTGGGGCTGCGCAACTTCTCCCAGCTGGTCCGGGACAGCCAGTTCCAGCTGGCCCTGCGCAACACCGTGGTGTTCACCCTGGTCTCCCAGGCCCTGGTGATCGTCCTGGCGGTGACCGCCGCCCACGTGCTGGAGGCGGCATTTGTGGGCCGCCGGGTGGTGCGCTTTCTGCTCCTGCTGCCCTGGGCGGCCCCCGTCTCCCTGGCGGCTATGGCCTGGACGTGGATCTTCGACTCCACCTTCAGCGTCATCAACTGGACCCTGAAGGTGGCCGGGCTGCTCCGCGGCTGGCTGTACTGGTTCGGGGATCCCACCCTGGCCATGATCGCCATCATCACGGTGCACGTCTGGCGCATGTTCCCCTTCGCCACCGTGGTGGTGCTGGCCGGGATGAGCGCCATCCCCCAGGATGTCCGGGAGGCGGCCGTCATCGACGGGGCCGGGTTCTTCCGGCGCCTGGTCCAGGTCCAGCTGCCGTTGCTGCTGCCCATCGTGACCGTGTCGGTCCTGTTCGGTGTGGTGTTCACCTCCACCGATCTGGGCGTGGTGTGGCTGCTGACCCGGGGAGGTCCCTACAACAGCACCCACGTCCTGTCCACCCTGGCCTTCCAGCGGGGAATCCTGGGCGCCAGCCTGGGACAGGGGGCGGCCGTGGCGCTGTTCCTGCTGCCGGTGCTGGTGGTGGTGGCGGCGGCGATGCTGCGGGTGGCCCGCCGGGCGGAGGTGGGAGGATGA
- a CDS encoding carbohydrate ABC transporter permease has protein sequence MRARRRRVLRVVQRVALYGAALAFTVFAVFPFYWMLLTAFKTNRDLYVGATDLSHIPWIFNERPTLDHIRLLLAQTPYLIWVKNTALVGGLVVAITLVTAVPAGYSLARLSGRWGERLGIAIFLTYLIPPTLLFIPFSRVIAVLGLQNSLWALVLVYPTFTIPFCTWLMMGFFRSVPRDIEEQGMVDGYSRAGVIRRVVLPLAVSGILTVIIFAFTLVMQDFVYALTFISSVGRMTVSLGVPVALVRGDVFYWGSLMAACLITSVPLAVIYNLFIDRFIAGLTAGALKG, from the coding sequence ATGAGGGCGCGTCGCCGGCGCGTGCTGCGGGTGGTCCAGCGGGTGGCCCTGTACGGGGCGGCGCTGGCCTTCACGGTGTTTGCCGTTTTCCCCTTCTACTGGATGCTCCTGACGGCGTTCAAGACCAACCGCGACCTCTACGTGGGCGCCACCGACCTCTCCCACATCCCCTGGATCTTCAACGAGCGCCCGACCCTGGACCACATCCGGCTGCTGCTCGCCCAGACGCCGTACCTGATCTGGGTCAAGAACACGGCCCTGGTGGGGGGCCTGGTGGTGGCCATCACCCTGGTGACCGCCGTGCCGGCCGGCTACAGCCTGGCCCGGCTGTCGGGGCGGTGGGGGGAGCGGCTGGGGATTGCCATCTTCCTCACCTACCTGATCCCGCCCACCCTGCTGTTCATCCCCTTCAGCCGGGTGATCGCGGTGCTGGGGCTGCAGAACTCCCTGTGGGCCCTGGTCCTGGTGTATCCCACCTTCACCATCCCCTTCTGTACCTGGCTGATGATGGGGTTCTTCCGGTCGGTGCCGCGGGACATCGAGGAGCAGGGGATGGTGGACGGCTACAGCCGGGCGGGCGTGATCCGGCGGGTGGTTCTCCCCCTGGCGGTGTCGGGCATCCTGACGGTGATCATCTTCGCCTTCACCCTGGTGATGCAGGACTTCGTCTACGCGCTGACCTTCATCAGTTCCGTGGGCCGCATGACCGTCAGCCTGGGCGTGCCCGTGGCCCTGGTGCGGGGCGACGTCTTCTACTGGGGATCGCTGATGGCGGCCTGCCTGATCACCAGCGTGCCCCTGGCGGTGATCTACAACCTGTTCATCGACCGCTTCATCGCCGGCCTGACCGCCGGCGCCCTCAAGGGATAA
- a CDS encoding SRPBCC family protein, translating into MAVAQVTATTVIRAPLPDVYRQAQDVEAFPSFMPDLQSVRVLERDGPRTVTEWVGTVQGRRVRWVEEDTWDDDAHRCTFRQREGDFTRYEGVWTFAAVPEGTQTTLTVDFELDLPLAGPLLSTLLRVLVRKNVESMLEALRLRLEGGARGAPTSRSPGGG; encoded by the coding sequence ATGGCGGTGGCGCAGGTGACGGCCACGACGGTGATCCGGGCTCCCCTGCCCGACGTGTACCGCCAGGCCCAGGACGTGGAGGCGTTCCCGTCCTTCATGCCCGACCTGCAGTCGGTGCGGGTCCTGGAGCGGGACGGGCCCCGGACGGTGACCGAATGGGTGGGGACGGTTCAGGGCCGGCGGGTGCGGTGGGTGGAAGAGGATACCTGGGATGACGACGCCCACCGGTGCACCTTCCGCCAGCGGGAAGGGGATTTCACGCGCTATGAGGGCGTGTGGACGTTCGCGGCCGTGCCCGAGGGCACGCAGACCACGCTGACGGTGGACTTCGAACTGGACCTCCCCCTGGCCGGCCCGCTGCTGTCCACTCTGCTGCGGGTGCTGGTGCGGAAAAACGTGGAGAGCATGCTGGAGGCCCTCCGGCTCCGCCTGGAAGGAGGCGCCCGCGGGGCGCCCACATCACGCTCCCCGGGAGGTGGATGA
- a CDS encoding DegT/DnrJ/EryC1/StrS family aminotransferase: MQPSSTRARTIPLARPLISEEDRRRVLEVLESGQLVAGRQVAEFEQAFARYLGVREAVATSSGTAALQVALQACGIGPGDVVVTTPFTFAATSNAVLHAGARPVFADVDACTGNLDPQAVEEAVRRHRARAILCVHLYGMPCEMDALVEVAARHGALLVEDCAQAHGARYRGRPVGTFGAAAIFSFYPSKNMTTGEGGMVVTDDPRVAARARLLVNVGQRPGHDYVYEEVGHNFRMTDIAAALGIGQLQHLDAWNARRREHARRYTAAFASLEWVVPPPEPPEVVPAYNTYTVRVPRDRPRLMDALRAAQIACRVYYPSLIPHSPAYRRLGLGGEFPAAERLTGEVLSLPVHPALEPDDVERVIAVVTGVRP; encoded by the coding sequence ATGCAGCCATCATCGACGCGCGCCCGGACCATCCCGCTGGCCCGCCCGCTGATCTCCGAGGAGGATCGCCGTCGGGTCCTGGAGGTGCTGGAGTCGGGTCAGCTGGTGGCCGGACGCCAGGTGGCCGAATTCGAGCAGGCCTTCGCCCGCTACCTGGGGGTCCGGGAGGCGGTGGCCACCTCCTCGGGCACGGCGGCCCTGCAGGTGGCGCTGCAGGCGTGCGGCATCGGCCCGGGGGACGTGGTGGTCACCACCCCCTTCACCTTTGCCGCCACCAGCAACGCCGTCCTGCACGCGGGCGCCCGGCCCGTGTTCGCGGACGTGGACGCTTGCACGGGCAACCTGGACCCTCAGGCCGTGGAGGAGGCGGTGCGACGCCACCGGGCCCGGGCCATCCTGTGCGTGCACCTGTACGGGATGCCCTGCGAGATGGACGCCCTGGTGGAGGTCGCCGCCCGCCATGGCGCCCTGCTGGTGGAGGACTGCGCCCAGGCCCACGGGGCCCGCTACCGGGGACGCCCGGTGGGAACCTTTGGGGCCGCGGCGATCTTCAGTTTCTACCCCAGCAAGAACATGACCACCGGCGAGGGCGGGATGGTGGTGACCGACGACCCCCGGGTGGCCGCCCGGGCGCGGCTGCTGGTCAACGTGGGCCAGCGGCCCGGACACGACTACGTCTACGAGGAAGTCGGGCACAACTTCCGCATGACCGACATCGCCGCCGCGCTGGGCATCGGGCAGCTGCAGCACCTGGACGCGTGGAACGCGCGCCGCCGGGAGCACGCCCGCCGCTACACGGCCGCGTTTGCGTCCCTGGAATGGGTGGTGCCTCCCCCGGAGCCGCCGGAGGTCGTGCCCGCGTATAACACCTACACGGTGCGCGTGCCGCGCGACCGCCCGCGCCTGATGGACGCCCTGCGGGCGGCCCAGATTGCCTGCCGGGTCTACTACCCGTCGCTGATCCCCCACTCGCCGGCCTACCGGCGGCTGGGACTGGGCGGGGAGTTCCCCGCGGCCGAGCGGCTGACGGGCGAGGTGCTGTCGCTGCCGGTGCACCCGGCACTGGAGCCCGACGATGTGGAGCGGGTCATCGCGGTGGTGACCGGGGTGCGGCCGTGA
- a CDS encoding Gfo/Idh/MocA family oxidoreductase, with translation MSRRIRVAVVGLGQWGRHHARIYAGLPEAELAAVVDVNAGEMRAVAQRYRTAGYTDYRDVLGRVDAVSVVVPTHLHYEVARAFLESGAHVLVEKPMTGTLPEATALVDLARRTGRLLAVGHVERFKPAVRRLADLAREPLFIQARRVRPYDRSRTMDVGVVMDLMIHDIDIALALAGSRPVQLGGLAVRVHNSHEDLAVAHLTLASGCRVWLMASRVSAHKASEIEVVTPDRVVRLDYLRQRLSVHRFTGEVEEHEELHGEEPLRAELAHFVACVAGREQPLVTGEDGRQALEVALALLAQMTTVTAPVRV, from the coding sequence GTGAGCCGTCGGATTCGGGTGGCCGTGGTGGGGCTGGGCCAGTGGGGACGCCACCACGCCCGCATCTACGCCGGGCTGCCCGAGGCGGAGCTGGCGGCCGTGGTGGACGTGAACGCTGGGGAGATGCGCGCCGTGGCCCAGCGCTACCGCACGGCCGGCTACACCGACTATCGCGACGTCCTGGGCCGGGTGGACGCCGTCAGCGTGGTGGTGCCCACCCACCTCCACTACGAGGTGGCGCGGGCGTTTCTGGAGTCGGGCGCCCACGTCCTCGTCGAGAAGCCCATGACCGGCACCCTCCCGGAGGCCACCGCGCTGGTGGATCTGGCCCGGCGCACGGGGCGCCTTCTGGCCGTGGGCCACGTGGAACGCTTCAAGCCCGCGGTCCGCCGCCTGGCCGACCTGGCGCGGGAGCCGCTGTTCATCCAGGCCCGGCGGGTCCGCCCCTACGATCGGTCCCGGACCATGGACGTGGGCGTGGTCATGGACCTGATGATTCACGACATCGACATCGCCCTGGCGCTGGCCGGCAGCCGCCCCGTGCAGCTGGGCGGCCTGGCCGTGCGGGTGCACAACAGCCACGAAGACCTGGCGGTGGCCCACCTGACCCTGGCCTCAGGCTGCCGGGTGTGGTTGATGGCCAGCCGGGTCTCGGCCCACAAGGCGTCCGAGATCGAGGTGGTCACCCCCGACCGGGTGGTGCGCCTGGACTACCTGCGGCAGCGCCTGTCCGTGCACCGGTTCACCGGCGAGGTGGAGGAGCACGAGGAGCTGCACGGGGAGGAGCCGCTGCGCGCGGAGCTGGCGCACTTTGTGGCGTGCGTGGCGGGCCGGGAGCAGCCTCTGGTCACCGGCGAAGACGGCCGGCAGGCCCTGGAGGTGGCGCTGGCGCTGCTGGCCCAGATGACCACCGTGACCGCCCCCGTCCGGGTGTAG
- a CDS encoding secondary thiamine-phosphate synthase enzyme YjbQ has translation MTWHTVSVRSRRRVEVIDITEAVAAACGAGASGLAVVVCPHTTAAVCVNEAEPHLLADLERWLERMVPAAAEYAHNRIDDNADAHLRALLLGHCVCVPVDGGLQLGRWQRILFVELDGPRQRQVRVAVVG, from the coding sequence GTGACCTGGCACACCGTTTCCGTCCGATCCCGCCGCCGGGTGGAGGTCATCGACATCACCGAGGCCGTGGCCGCGGCGTGCGGCGCCGGGGCGTCGGGTCTGGCCGTGGTGGTCTGCCCGCACACCACCGCGGCCGTCTGCGTGAACGAGGCCGAACCGCACCTGCTGGCCGACCTGGAGCGATGGCTGGAGCGGATGGTGCCCGCCGCAGCCGAGTACGCCCACAACCGCATCGACGACAACGCCGACGCACACCTGCGGGCCCTCCTGCTGGGCCACTGCGTGTGTGTGCCGGTGGACGGCGGGCTGCAGCTGGGGCGCTGGCAGCGCATCCTGTTCGTGGAACTGGACGGGCCTCGGCAGCGGCAGGTGCGGGTTGCCGTGGTGGGGTGA
- a CDS encoding Lrp/AsnC ligand binding domain-containing protein, whose amino-acid sequence MAEVAFLLIALDRSTPAAVARQVRTVPGVVEAHVTMGEFDVIAVAEQEETRGFPAVAAAVQRIEGVRRVVTCVVVHP is encoded by the coding sequence GTGGCCGAAGTCGCCTTCCTGCTCATCGCCCTGGACCGCAGCACCCCCGCGGCGGTGGCCCGCCAGGTCCGCACCGTCCCCGGCGTGGTGGAGGCCCACGTCACCATGGGAGAGTTCGACGTGATCGCGGTGGCCGAACAGGAGGAGACCCGGGGGTTCCCTGCGGTGGCCGCGGCGGTCCAGCGGATCGAGGGCGTGCGCCGGGTGGTGACCTGCGTGGTGGTCCATCCGTAG
- a CDS encoding ECF transporter S component: MSTRQIARGALLIALVAAATLAVRIPVPATQGYINLGDSMVYVSALLFGPLAGALAGGVGSALADVIGGYVRFAPFTLVIKGLEGLVVGWLARRLAGRLASAADLAGAAAAVVAGGTLMVAGYFVTEAYVMGLGSAAAAAEVPGNVFQVVGGLVAALPVSVALRRLVTSTP; the protein is encoded by the coding sequence ATGTCCACCCGCCAGATTGCGCGTGGGGCGCTGCTCATTGCCCTGGTGGCGGCCGCGACGCTGGCCGTCCGCATCCCCGTGCCCGCCACGCAGGGCTACATCAACCTGGGAGACTCCATGGTGTACGTGTCGGCCCTGCTGTTCGGACCGCTGGCGGGGGCGCTGGCCGGCGGGGTGGGCTCGGCGCTGGCCGACGTGATCGGAGGCTACGTCCGCTTCGCCCCCTTCACGCTGGTCATCAAGGGCCTGGAAGGCCTGGTGGTGGGCTGGCTGGCCCGGCGTCTGGCGGGCCGGCTGGCGTCCGCCGCCGACCTGGCCGGCGCCGCGGCCGCCGTGGTGGCGGGCGGGACGCTGATGGTCGCGGGGTATTTCGTGACGGAGGCGTATGTGATGGGCCTGGGCTCCGCTGCCGCCGCCGCGGAGGTCCCGGGCAACGTCTTCCAGGTGGTCGGCGGTCTGGTGGCGGCCCTGCCGGTGTCGGTGGCCCTGCGCCGGCTGGTCACCTCCACGCCCTGA
- a CDS encoding AIR synthase family protein, with amino-acid sequence MAPPPPDDARRESGAAPLRPGKIPPDLLQRVVFAHLGARRPEVLVRAGIGRDCAAVDLGEAACVVTCDPITAASHHLGRLAVHVACNDLATTGAEPVALLLTLLLREGTTPEDLEAIVAEAGRTAATLGVEIVGGHTEVTPGIDRTLAVVTALGRAPRGAVLAAGARPHDAVILTKGAAIEGTAILAADLAERLRPVLGEEGLARARAFIERISVVPEGLIAARAGASALHDVTEGGVLAGAWELAEASGRGIVLRADDVPVLPETQAICHALDLDPLALIGSGAMLICTSDPRGMLRALAEEGIPAAEVGVITDGDRVVVRGGRARPLVPPERDEIYRVFEPPAGA; translated from the coding sequence ATGGCACCTCCACCTCCGGACGACGCCCGGCGGGAGTCGGGCGCCGCCCCGCTGCGGCCGGGCAAGATCCCTCCCGACCTGCTGCAACGGGTGGTCTTCGCCCACCTGGGCGCCCGCCGGCCCGAGGTTCTGGTGCGGGCCGGCATCGGCCGCGACTGCGCCGCGGTGGATCTCGGCGAGGCGGCCTGCGTGGTGACCTGCGATCCCATCACCGCCGCCTCCCATCACCTGGGCCGGCTGGCGGTGCACGTGGCCTGCAACGACCTCGCCACCACCGGAGCCGAGCCGGTGGCCCTGCTGCTGACCCTGCTCCTGCGCGAGGGGACCACGCCCGAGGATCTGGAGGCCATCGTCGCCGAGGCCGGCCGGACGGCGGCGACTCTCGGGGTGGAGATCGTCGGGGGCCACACCGAGGTGACACCCGGCATCGACCGCACCCTGGCCGTGGTCACCGCACTCGGCCGGGCCCCACGCGGGGCGGTGCTGGCAGCAGGGGCCCGGCCGCACGACGCGGTCATCCTGACCAAAGGCGCCGCCATCGAGGGGACCGCCATCCTCGCCGCGGACCTGGCCGAGCGCCTGCGCCCGGTCCTGGGCGAGGAGGGTCTGGCCCGGGCCCGAGCGTTCATCGAGCGCATCAGTGTGGTGCCCGAGGGCCTCATCGCCGCGCGCGCCGGAGCCTCCGCCCTGCACGACGTGACCGAAGGCGGAGTGCTGGCGGGCGCGTGGGAGCTGGCCGAGGCCAGCGGGCGGGGGATCGTCCTGCGGGCGGATGACGTGCCGGTCCTGCCGGAGACCCAGGCCATCTGCCACGCCCTGGATCTCGACCCCCTGGCGCTGATCGGCAGCGGGGCGATGCTCATCTGCACCTCCGACCCCCGCGGGATGCTCCGCGCCCTGGCCGAGGAGGGCATCCCCGCCGCCGAGGTGGGGGTCATCACCGACGGTGATCGGGTGGTGGTGCGCGGCGGCCGCGCCCGGCCCCTGGTGCCTCCCGAGCGCGATGAGATCTACAGGGTCTTTGAACCTCCTGCGGGGGCCTGA